In Gemmatimonadota bacterium, one DNA window encodes the following:
- a CDS encoding DUF3299 domain-containing protein: LLVPYFGACIHYPPPPANQIVYITAEEPMDLESTWEPIWATGELKTEFRESLLAYSGYTMTAQAIEIYEY; encoded by the coding sequence TCCTGCTGGTGCCTTATTTCGGGGCATGCATTCACTATCCGCCGCCCCCCGCCAACCAGATTGTTTACATTACGGCGGAAGAGCCCATGGATCTCGAATCGACCTGGGAGCCGATCTGGGCGACGGGGGAACTGAAGACCGAGTTTCGCGAGTCCCTTCTCGCTTATTCGGGATACACGATGACGGCCCAGGCAATAGAAATATACGAGTACTAG
- a CDS encoding 2,4'-dihydroxyacetophenone dioxygenase family protein, protein MADNSPTGSYVQMDAVDWVDFPQGLCAGDIKWKLLHVSPEAGAWTAIFDCKAGSSFAKHVHMGPGEYFLTKGRMHVRGGTDEGGDTAVAPGYGYEACNAQHDHTEFPEDSEFYMTFLGPLNFLDDDGNTIALVGCKQVLDAWNASAGS, encoded by the coding sequence ATGGCTGACAATTCTCCCACCGGCAGTTACGTCCAGATGGATGCCGTGGACTGGGTAGATTTCCCGCAAGGCCTGTGCGCAGGCGACATCAAGTGGAAGCTGCTGCACGTTTCGCCGGAAGCAGGAGCCTGGACCGCGATCTTCGATTGCAAGGCCGGTTCGTCTTTCGCCAAGCATGTGCACATGGGTCCGGGCGAGTACTTTCTTACCAAGGGGCGCATGCACGTTCGCGGCGGCACCGACGAAGGCGGCGACACCGCGGTGGCGCCGGGCTACGGTTACGAAGCCTGCAATGCCCAGCACGACCACACCGAATTCCCGGAGGACAGCGAGTTCTACATGACCTTCCTGGGTCCGCTGAATTTCCTGGACGACGATGGCAACACCATTGCGCTGGTCGGCTGCAAGCAGGTCCTCGATGCCTGGAACGCTTCCGCCGGGAGCTGA
- the gloA gene encoding lactoylglutathione lyase, whose amino-acid sequence MSGQPAAVEGQVVSVPETRGYVMNQTMLRIKDPQRSLDFYSRILGMTLIKEFRFPEMEFSLYFMGYVTEDDEPIPDGAEARAAYAFRQKAMIELTHNWGTESDDDFAGYHDGNADPRGFGHIGLSVPDVYAACKRFEELGVEFVKRPDDGKMKGLAFIKDPDGYWIEILEADSCGSMAVAMTG is encoded by the coding sequence ATGTCCGGTCAACCAGCCGCGGTAGAGGGGCAGGTCGTATCGGTCCCCGAAACCAGGGGATATGTGATGAACCAGACGATGCTGCGGATCAAGGATCCGCAGCGGTCGCTGGACTTTTATTCCCGGATCCTGGGGATGACGCTGATCAAGGAGTTCCGGTTTCCGGAAATGGAGTTCTCGCTGTATTTCATGGGCTACGTCACCGAAGACGACGAACCCATTCCCGACGGCGCCGAGGCGCGCGCCGCCTACGCGTTCCGGCAGAAGGCGATGATCGAGCTGACCCACAACTGGGGCACGGAGAGCGACGACGATTTCGCCGGCTACCACGACGGCAACGCCGATCCCCGCGGTTTCGGCCACATCGGGCTGTCCGTTCCGGACGTCTACGCGGCCTGCAAGCGCTTCGAGGAGCTGGGCGTGGAGTTCGTAAAGCGTCCGGACGACGGCAAGATGAAAGGGCTGGCCTTCATCAAGGACCCCGACGGCTACTGGATCGAGATCCTCGAAGCCGACAGCTGCGGCTCCATGGCCGTCGCCATGACCGGCTGA
- a CDS encoding FAD-binding oxidoreductase, giving the protein MSEHLNENTIAVLSRQGHSLMTGDSVGERHSVDFTAENAFRPSVVVRPGSTEEVSRLLKTCHELGQPVVVQGGMTGLAGGATPQAGELALSLERLNGIEELDAAAMTITAWAGTPLQVIQEAARDAGFHLPLDFGARGSCHIGGAIATNAGGNQVIRFGMTRNLVLGLEAVLADGTIISSLNKMLKNNAGYDLKQLFVGTEGTLGIITRAVLRLYPKLESTCTALCAVRSFDPAVSLLRELQGKLGGSVSAYEVMWSPYFDRVIRHSDSLRSPFDQDYPIYALVEAEGSDQETDSRRFEEVLAGALEAGLIDDAAIAQSEKDRQSFWNIRDGVAEITADLLPYASLDVSMDIAEMAEFLDEFDTELKEALPDAINLVFGHIGDNNLHLFVSTRREGDLTTIFDIGYRLTGAHGGSISAEHGIGVLKRDYLHLSRSPEEVELMRRLKQALDPRGILNPGRVIPA; this is encoded by the coding sequence TTGAGCGAACACCTCAACGAGAACACCATCGCCGTTCTCAGCCGGCAGGGTCATTCCCTGATGACCGGCGACTCCGTGGGCGAGCGCCACAGCGTGGATTTCACCGCGGAAAACGCTTTCCGCCCGTCTGTGGTGGTGCGCCCCGGCTCCACGGAGGAAGTCTCGCGTCTGCTGAAGACCTGCCACGAACTCGGGCAGCCGGTGGTCGTGCAGGGCGGCATGACGGGCCTGGCCGGCGGCGCCACGCCGCAGGCGGGCGAGTTGGCCCTGTCGCTTGAGCGGCTCAACGGCATAGAAGAGCTGGATGCAGCCGCCATGACCATTACCGCCTGGGCCGGCACGCCGCTGCAGGTGATCCAGGAAGCGGCGCGGGACGCGGGATTTCATCTGCCGCTGGACTTCGGCGCGCGCGGTTCCTGCCATATCGGCGGGGCGATCGCCACCAATGCGGGCGGAAACCAGGTCATCCGCTTCGGCATGACCCGCAACCTGGTGCTGGGACTGGAAGCGGTGCTGGCGGACGGCACGATCATCAGTTCGCTGAACAAGATGCTCAAGAACAACGCCGGGTATGACCTGAAGCAGTTGTTCGTGGGCACGGAAGGAACGCTCGGCATCATTACGCGAGCGGTATTGCGTCTCTATCCGAAGCTGGAGAGCACTTGCACCGCCCTGTGCGCCGTGCGCTCGTTCGATCCCGCCGTTTCACTGCTACGTGAGCTGCAGGGCAAACTCGGCGGCTCGGTCAGCGCCTATGAAGTCATGTGGTCGCCTTACTTCGACCGCGTGATCAGGCACAGCGACAGCCTGCGCTCGCCTTTCGACCAGGACTACCCGATTTACGCGCTGGTGGAAGCGGAAGGCTCGGACCAGGAAACGGACAGCCGTCGATTCGAGGAAGTCCTGGCCGGCGCGCTTGAGGCCGGACTGATCGATGACGCGGCGATCGCGCAGTCGGAAAAGGACCGGCAATCGTTCTGGAACATCCGCGACGGCGTGGCGGAAATCACCGCCGACCTTCTGCCCTACGCGAGCCTGGACGTGAGCATGGACATCGCCGAAATGGCGGAATTCCTGGATGAGTTCGACACGGAACTCAAGGAGGCGTTACCGGATGCCATCAACCTGGTGTTCGGACACATCGGCGACAACAACCTGCACCTGTTCGTGAGCACGCGCCGCGAAGGCGATCTGACGACCATCTTCGATATCGGTTACCGCCTGACCGGAGCGCACGGCGGCTCAATTTCGGCGGAGCACGGCATCGGCGTGCTCAAGCGCGACTATCTGCACCTGTCGCGGAGTCCCGAAGAAGTCGAACTGATGCGGCGCCTGAAGCAGGCCCTCGACCCCAGGGGCATCCTCAACCCCGGCCGCGTAATCCCCGCCTAG